Genomic window (Zingiber officinale cultivar Zhangliang chromosome 2B, Zo_v1.1, whole genome shotgun sequence):
ACTGTAATCTTCCATCACCTCCATTGTTggggttgttaattttaatataattaacacTTATCATATTAATCGTGATGTGTTTGTCTCAATTATTTGGGCTGAACTATATGGATCTTATCTTTCCATTGAACTATATGCAATATTTTATCACTAGGAATAGGAATACTGAACTTAATTGACtccctttttataaaaatatttattagatttCTCTTTGGTCTCTCTCTACATCATATTGGTTCAACTCTTCAATTCAACTCCTTTAAATGCAGCTAGTATTTACTAATGACCTTTGAACATGTCTTGttatctttatttcttttcctattttgTCATCAATTGGTGTTATACCTATTTGctcaataataatattttttttaattccacataattcatgttttattatgatctAGTTGTTTTGTCCCAACTAATTTGATGTATGTTACATGAATATTATATCCCATAGAGCTCAGATTATTTTTAGTTactaaaatcaatttaattatttttttgccTTGGCTACATTAACCTTTGTACGtgtaacaattttttttattaatagcaTTATACTTTGGTTGACAAAGTGTCATAGATTATACCAAAATTTATGAAATTTATCTTATAGCTTAAGGAGGAGAGATGATCACGTTGAATCTTAGAAGCTCTTCTTTATTTTGACTACCAaatctttatttaatttattataccTTGAACAAAATCTTCCTTGTAGAATAGTAAATTTGGGATACCTAAAATTCTTACTTAGGGTTTCAATATTATCCCATCTTAAGCTTCAATTACTTTCTTAACACTAAAATTAagtaattgattttatttgtaaTTTGAGCTTCAAATTTAATCTAACTAAACTCTTTGAATTAACATAATAtcatttatcaataatattcagcAAAGATgtctatttttaaatataattggttATTAACATCATATTCCTTAATTACATTATTAACAAAAAGAAAGCTTTTCCCAATTATCATTATCaacaagaaattttttattttcaacttGCATCTAACATTACCCAAACCTTTATATTTTCTCTCTATTTTTCAAtctgataaataattttcaaattctaacTTTTCCTTGTACAATATGGTAGGTCATTCTTCATCATAGAATTTTTTTAGTATAAGGGTTGCTAAAGGCTTCACTGGTGATCCTACGAATAGTTGAACTCTCTACAACTAACCTTGCATGCTATTTTTAGATAATTCTAACATTAGAAGAATGAAAATTTCACTTTTAAGGTGTCATGCCCTAGAGGAGTCCTTGTCTGACAAACAGACCGCATCTCTCCTGTATAAATGACAATTAAAACCTGGATACAATGCCACAAGGTCGCATAAGTAATAAACACCACACGGTTGTAACATATACAatcacgtagttatatatatacacaGCCCATACGGTTAGAACAAAAAGAATATAATCATGCAATTGTAAATAAGCAGCCTACACAATTGTTCTAAAAATACAGCAGAAGACATGTAAGGTCCCACGAGtgaaattaaggaaattatttatagaattttctaagaTCACATGAACATTAATTAGGGGATTAATCAATAAAATTTTCTacgaattatagaactttttcagaattttaaataaatatgtatGACACGTTttaaggaatttaattttaaaataataataataataataaattaaggtATCACGATCGTTAATaaaggaatttatttactaaattTCTTACGAAttttagggattttttttttggGAATTAAAATGAACTCGTACGACATAATTTAGGGGATAGAATTATTAAATTTGAGGGAAATATATATAATATCTAATTAAGTTGGGAGCTGATTGACTATAATTATCCCAGATTAGGATTAATTGTCCTAAGTTAGAGCTCTAATATCTAGGTATAAAGTCCAAGTTTATCACCGATTCATTCACTATTTCCCCAAACCTCACCGCTTCTCCATTCCCTGCTCAGTCCCGCCGATCTCGATGGAACTGCTCGCTGAACCCTAAGCTCCGATTCGACTCCTTTCCTCAAGTCGGCGAGTGGTGGAGGGTTCAACGACCGGACGCGGAGGTCTCCAAACACATTTCTACCGGTGCGACATCATTGAGCGAGGGATTCTACGGCGACACGAGGAAGAGAAAGGCAAGAAAGGCAAGTGTATCTACCTGTGATAGTCTGAGATCTGTAAGGTATAAAGGCGTGGAAACCTAAAAGAAAGTGACGTTTCGGTATGGACCTTCGACTGGTTTCTTCTTGTAGGTGATTCTGTTTGGTTTTTCTTCTGGTAGATGCTTCGATTTGTTTCTGCTCATAGAGATTTCCGAATGGTTTTCTTTTTATTGAGGTTTCCGATTGGCTTACTTTGTAGTTGTTGTCGATTGTCTCCTCCTATGGTAAGTTGTGTTTCAGTGTGAGGTCACGATTGAAGATATGGCTTGGTTAGCAAATGTTTTATAGAAATTTTGGGCAGTGATTTCGATTTGTTTTATGGAAATCCGAATTTCCTCAGTATGCTCTCTTGGTGGAAGTGTTTGATTTCGGATTCTCGTGGTGGTTGCTTGACTGCGATCGGATTTGGGATGTTGATAGCCTCCATGTCGTAGATGTTGTGAGTTTATGAACGCTACCTGTTTGTTAATATGCCTGGTCGAGAGGAATTTGGTGGATTGAGCCGTGTTTTGAGAGGTCTGTGGAGTCCTGGTTTTTGGTTTATGGTTCCTGTGACATCTTGTTTCCTGTGAAGTCTTTCGATGGGTTTGTGAACGATCATTTATGCTTTACTACATGATAGTTTCGGTTAGACCGTGGATGATTTACACTATGATGGTTTacatttttggtttaattttccTGCAGTTCCGGTTGTGTTGATCTACCCATTAGTTGAGGTTCTGGATTGTTTCTTTTCGTGGCTCTGTCATGCTTCTCCGGAATGTGCTCTTGTTCTTGAGTTACTTTTGAAATTTATACGAGATTAAAGTGATGTGTGTTGATTGAATTGTCATGATCAGTTAATTGACTATAGCTTATGGCCAAAACAGTTTATTGCTTGTGAATGAtggttctatttatttaattgtGCAGAATGTTATGTGCAGTATATATTTTCAAATGAGGATAGTATTGCAAGACTTGGTTCAAATGCTAGAATAGACATAAATGCTTTCAGAAATTGTTCTGTCGGTTTCATCTTTTGTGACTTTCCCTTTTTGCTCACTATGCATGATATTGGATACGGATGAATAAGGTAAATTGATATGATGACAGTAATTGGATAAATTGAGatattgttatatttatattatggGTAGAATAAGTTTTATATGGCTAGTTGGTTGAATATgtgcatatgtggtagcagtacgggatgggtgacccgggatgagctccggggagggcccatccaaacttgactgatactggaatttatgttagcttcggctatatgattgcatgttctctaggaggtacctctaggatcATAGGACTGGattgactggctctaattgtggttaccggatatgcaATATATTCACCTTTATTAGCTGTGTAGGAACTTTATTTACCGCATTTTCTTTCTCTGTTATACAGCATTTTGGGATATGTGTTTACTATCTAGCCCATATCCCTATTACTTTATGGATGTCATGTTTCATCACATGAGATTATACTTGCTGGGTTGTAGGCTCATGATGActacattacaggtgaggatgtgTCTCTGGACACGACGGAGGGCTTATGGATGGAGTAGGCGAGGAGGCGGGATGGATGCATGGCATTGTCCGGGAATTAGGAGTGCTGAGCTTATGTTCTCCATGGGAAGGGTTTTTTTGCTTTGGTGTTGTCAAGAGTTCTTGGTGGGGTTTTCTCTTTGTTAAACTCTGGTGTGGGATGATGACTTTTACTTCCGATAAAATAAATGTTTTATTTAGTATCATGTCATAAGTATATGCTTAGTTTGTGTTTGGTGGGTTGatgaaataaacaaaaaaaaaactgaggGTTGGTTACGGGATGTTTCAGTtactaaaatatatttaattatttttttgccTTGGCTACATTAACCTTTGTACGtgtaacaattttttttattaatagcaTTATACTTTGGTTGACAAAGTGTCATAGATTATACCAAAATTTATGAAATTTATCTTTTAGCTTAAGGAGGAGAGATGATCACGTTGAATCTTAGAAACTCTTCTTTATTTTGACTACCAaatctttatttaatttattataccTTGAACAAAATCTTCCTTGTAGAATAGTAAATTTGGGATACCTAAAATTCTTACTTAGGGTTTCAATATTATCCCGTCTTAAGCTTCAATTACTTTCTTAACACTAAAATTAagtaattgattttatttgtaaTTTGAGCTTCAAATTTAATCTAACTAAACTCTTTGAATTAACATAATAtcatttatcaataatattcagcAAAGATgtctatttttaaatataattggttATTAACATCATATTCCTTAATTACATTATTAACAAAAAGAAAGCTTTTCCCAATTATCATTATCaacaagaaattttttattttcaacttGCATCTAACATTACCCAAACTTTTATATTTTCTCTCTATTTTTCAAtctgataaataattttcaaattctaacTTTTCCTTGTACAATATGGTAGGTCATTCTTCATCATAGAATTTTTTTAGTATAAGGGTTGCTAAAGGCTTCACTGGTGATCCTACGAATAGTTGAACTCTCTACAACTAACCTTGCATGCTATTTTTAGATAATTCTAACATTAGAAGAATGAAAATTTCACTTTTAAGGTGTCATGCCCTAGAGGAGTCCTTGTCTGATAAACAGACCGCATCTCTCCTGTATAAATGACAATTAAAACCTGGATACAATGCCACAAGGTCGCATAAGTAATAAACACCACACGGTTGTAACATATACAatcacgtagttatatatatacacaGCCCATACGGTTAGAACAAAAAGAATATAATCATGCAATTGTAAATAAGCAGCCTACACAATTGTACTAAAAATACAGCGGAAGACAAATGGGTAGGTTACCTAAACCAAAACGACGAACTACGAGCTGACTCAGCTTAAATACAACAAACATTATAAACAAAAGAGGCAGCCACAATGCTAAACACCAAGTCCAAGTCAAATTATTATAACACCAAATCCATAAACCAAAATGTAAGTCACGCAGAAGAAAGAAAGATAGAAAATCATTCTCGAATGCGACGTGGGACTGGCAAACAAGATCTTTGAGCGACACAACACATCCTCTTCCTACTAACCTAGAAATAAAGAGAAAGCAAGGGGTAGTGTGAACAAAATACTCAGCTtgtataagaagatagtgcatgatactatatatataaagacatcaAAAGAATACAGTCTCATATAAAATACTTACTAACCCATGTAAGTGCACCAATATAGTCATATGCTAATAAAAGCATAACAACTACACAATCCTCCACTAGCTTACTCAACCAAGTATAATCGATCAATCAGAAGTGCATACGGTATATCCAAACCCTGCACAACTAAATGTATAACCAGCATATAACAAATATATAACAAGTCCTGACTAGTACAACAATATGCTATTACGAATGAGTCTCGTGGGAAGTCAGGGCATATAATTAGTCACTGTTTGCGAGAGAACGCTCTACCATAGATGGTCCCGTGGGTGGATaggatgaggtagctatctagcaACTCAACTATTGACTAcgagagaacactctaccacagatggtcCTGTGGATAGTCAGGGGATGTAAATAGCCACTGTTTGAGAGAGAACGTTCTACCACAGACAGATAGGATGTATAAGTGGTCGTTGTCTTCAGGAGAACACTCTGCCATGGATGGCCCTGTGGGTAGACATGGTATATACGTGGCTATCTAACTGTGAACTACGATGAACACACTACTACAAATGGTCACATGGATAGTCACATGAATCATGATtgttgatgactctctcaactatGAATGAGAGATAATGGTCGACAGggtatactaatagtcactaacgactctctcaaccacgaatgagagACAACGGTTGTCAGAACATAACAACGTAATGataagtaaaaagtaaatactCACACCTAGTATACTTCTCTATAGATGCACCTTGGTCTAACCTCTCTAgtgtataggcatgagcctaaataacaaaTCAAAATCTAGTAGGATACACTATATCCTAAACTATAGTATGATCTTACTAATGTATGGCATGAGCCTAACATAAACAAATCATTTCCACAAAATATTGGTCAACCAATCTCATTAAGAGAATATTAGTCATCCTAGTCATAATATCTCAACTAATTTCATAGTATCATCATATACATAATAATACAATAGAATCCAAGTCAAGTAGTCCTAGATGTCAGTTTAATGAAAAATAACTTAGTGAAATACTCCTATCACTCTACTAGGGTAAGATATCTATCATGTATAAGCAGGTATAGTCCGGCTAACATATATGCACTCATATAAGTATACAACTATACCATAGTATCACTAACATATAATTACAAACTTAAGAGTATCACTATATGGTGTAAATGTCTGAGCATAAATCTATTACTATACTACGGTAATGCTCAACCAATACATGCATTGAAACAAGGAAGACTATATAGATATCAAAACATATCCAAATATATAATCTCAAGCAATATAAGGTCAAGATCAAGAATAATATAGAATGGATTTAAGGTAAACAAGTAACTACAACCTAATCAAGATATGAGAATAAGCAATCATGCATTAAGATCAAGGATCTAAAGAAACAAGGCACAAAGTACCCGCTTTTGTTTGTCGATCATGCTAAATAATCTCATGTCATgatgctcatctcgaatcaacATCCTGCAgatcacataatgtatttagataattacatatgaagtaaatggctaaataaaatccctaatttaATTAGAGTAACTCTAATCAAACATGATATTTGATTAATCCCCCAATTAACCTTACTCatactacaacctaattagattaggtttatacaTAATTCATCAATTAACCAATCATGTAATCCATGAAGTaaatcaactacatcatcatcaggGCTCACTTAATTCTTTACTCATTGATCAACACATCCATAACAATCACAACGACATTGGATTTGATATCCCTAGCATTCTACCATCAAAATTAGCATATGCATAATTCACCTTCCAAAACTCACCCAGATCTAGGGATTCCTCAATTGATCCATGTCGGAGGTACCCACTGCTGGGAATTCATGGCCGAAACTATAGTGAAGTTGCTACCCCTTCATTTCCAACATCCCAATTCACAATCAATACGACCATATCTAATAATTCAACTCTAATTCTTAATTCACAACATTTAGCTAACTTACTCCTAATAATCCTCAAATCTAGTCGGAATAGTTTTGCTTGGTCGATACAGGGATTCTGGCCCAGCGCTTCACCTCAGAGCAGAGGGAAAGGTCCAGCACTAACCCTAGAGATAGAGGGTTAGTCGGAGGGGGTCCGAGGTCAGAGTTGTGGTGCACAGATACGACAATGGTAGGTCGATGACTAGAGCACGGGAGATGGCTACTGGATTGTGGTGTCGAGTAGTGGGCATTAGGGTAGAGATAGCATAGGAAGAAGGTGGCATCTGGGTCAGTTCCATGGCAGGGTGAAGGATGTGTTGTGCCAGTGATAGGCTTCTGGTGGTCGGTGATGGTGACAATGCTGGATTGCGTAAAATTGTGCAGCATGAGAGGGGGGCAGCGCCACCTTGCTCTTGACCGAAGGCAGCTCGTGCAGAGAAGGGCGGCTTGGAGATGATGCTGGCAGATCTGGAGAGGAGGAATGCACTAGTGATAGTGAATCTGGGGAAGCAGAATCACGAAGGAGATGAGGAGAGAAGGAAGTGTCGACGACAATGAGAAGAGAATCTTAGGTTTAAGTATTTATAACCTAAGTTtatgttaacttaattaatcaactcctaactaaatgagtattccaaataggctttctCTTAGCCTAATCCATTCATCACCTTAAACATGTCATaaggactccgtttaaatctcaaaaaaatttctaaatttcctaaaaatccaataaggtcattgctccaataacacttattattaaatttattgtATCTTACATAAGGTGCTCATATTATAAAGTTCTTTGTTGATTTGAAGTTCATTATCTACTTCACCCCATTGTGATGGGTTCTTCCAATTTAGGTTTGTAAGAATACTCTTTTTTGAAACATTCTCATGTTAAAGGTTTTATGGTTAACTAATGCCAACTAGCTTGGAATAATTAAACagaaaaaataatctaaaatgtGACAAGGCAGATCATTCTTACTATTTAAATGAGACACCCTACCAAGCATTATCCCAATTATAAAGGAATGGCACAAAAGAGAACATTGATAAAGAGGTTGAAAACCCCGTTCGTGAGTTCAACTGTCAGCTATTAGCTGTCAACTGTGACATCTAAAGTAATGACATCTCAAAAAAGttttagtatattttttcttGTTTGCTTAACTTTTGGCTAGCCTGCTTTTTATTGTGGAAGAGAAATAAATCCTTTGTCCAACTTTTCTTTATTGCACAGCGCATAGATGCATCCTTTATGTTATGGTAAAGCCACCTCATTTGGCTTTACctcaaatctctttttttttgtcCTAGAGTCATATCTACAAAAGAGAAAATAGCAAAGATATGTAGAATCAAATATCATGAAACACTTCCTGTTTATTGATACTTCCATTATTTCTTGAAAGTAGCATGTCTCCAATTCCTCACTTCAAGTTGCAGAAACTAGTTTCTATTAATGGAACACATGGGTCATttggtttcttttatttttgaccCTTCTACATTTATCTGacaacaaataattttttaagttttgttcTTTGCAAGGTTTGCAAGAAGTGCATAAAATTAGTTAGCATACTACTGTAGCCTGTACATTGAGAAAGCATACCTACTTAGCTTCTTTGTAATTTGTCAGCTAGATGAATTCATGTGTCAACCTGGACTGTTGTTACATAATGATTAGTAACTTCATTTTCTATTACAAATAAATTTACCTTTTTTTACAAATAAATTCAGTTTTTATTACAAATAAATTCACTTTTTATCCACAACTTGCTTGCCAAAGGCTTGGAAACTAGTTCAACCTTTGTCCTCCATTTCTGTCACAGAATTTATATATATTGTATTAAATTAGTTATTAAGATCATTCTGCAATTATAATCTCTTACTTATGGTTATATTTCCTCTTGAGTTGTGTAGTCCTTTTCTTTAGTTTTGTACCTTTCCTATACAAAGTGTGTGGCTTTGGTCTTTGCTACTTCAAAGTATAAGTATTTTTTCAGCACTATACGAGTTAAATTCATTGAATGTGTCTGTATGTTTTCTTGGTTCCTTAATAGAGTCATTGCAAAGAGTTGGAGGATTTCTTTATCAAAGTTGatcatcagaaaaaaaaaaaaaaaaaagtaagttaAGTgggcaatttttaaattttagacattttcaaatttcttattgaaacatgcttttaaaatgATTTGTACATTAATTGTCTTTACAGTTTTGCTACAACTATTGTATATATGTTTGTAAGGAGTGATCATGTGAACATAAGTTTGTAATTCTTATTGCTACAACTGCACTTGTATATATGCTTTCtataatttgttagatttagcaTGAAAAAGATTCTTCAAAAGAAAGTTATACTACTGCAGTTCGGCAACATACTTGTATCCCCTCTCTTTGGTTTTTTTAATTGTTTcttcaagtttattataactcgTATGCAGCTTAtcatgttcaaaacagtctagaacagaaaagaaaccaaagaaaaccaaacatatcctcgaggtctgcagggaccagcactacgtgcagtggggactagcgactggaactccctcctgacagcatcaacctgaaaataacaacaatggaggcggggtgagtccaacactcagcaggtacaattgatatgcaaagtaaagaaataacacctagcactaatcatgcgtacagtctcctgataaagataaaggtaaatgcaaaccgaagaagacaggagagaatctgtactaaccaggacccggtataaggacaaacagtccgaaaggtatagaatacctgtatgcatgtcaatcaaggtatccaagcaatgtgcagcatataagtgcaacaaacacaaacacaaacaataaatgcatcatgcatatgatgcatatgtcatggtcacccctgacgccagtcagccgactcacaacaacagtgggaccgagtgggtagggttgtgacaaccgtgcactcagcaacactactcctgatgagtgatcgagtggacgggatgctgtcggagtacatacgtactcctaccccaaatcataaatgggggagcgcaatgctctcatctcccggtacactatgacggggaggaatctctaacgtgctacacgctgcgtcacactacccctgagcggatcaacggaagtgctaccacgctgtgtcacgctacccatgagcgtcacaacggagcaccgaacagtgatgaaaactggcaaagtgctcgacaataatggagcaatctatcgcacagcatgcgatcatgcaaatggtgcatgtcactaagcatggtaatatactaaaccaacctctagGCATATAACAATGGCACCATAGTGGATAGATCAAATCAAGACatactgaacaaaaaggtatcaaacctaggtcctgaacatgtgaaacatggttatatcactacccataagcatgataaatcaggtacaagatcattaagagatgcaatcaaacaattaatcaaacaggtaacatgtattgggcagtgattaaccgaaacaaatatgaaacacaattaatgcaacatattattttcattactaaacatatcaaagacgataagtcaaaagtacccgcctccgtaaatagaaaggtccaatctgactccgagatactcgtctcgcgttaaaatcctgtatccaatagatattcagatttagctaattttcattataaacaaaattagctaaactaaatcctaatccgattaggaaGCTAGAGTATCAATTCCATTTAAATCTAAGTCTATACTTAAATCAATTCTAGTGGCAATTCAGTCTTCAACTTACCAACAGATAACCCTaccataaataaacaactaaCCACAATATTCAATTTAAACCTTGATCTACAACTAAACACAATTAATCACTACAATCAATACATCTATTTAGAAGAACTAATATTGGAAAATCTGAAAAGAGTTCATACATTTGAGAACTAATGCTATGAAGATTCAGGTATTATGTTAAgtaatttagctttcttttggATAGAAAGTTAGTTCTTTGGTGGAATTATACATTATGTTAGAGTAATTTGGGATTGGATGGTATTGGTATTTGTTAGATTGTTCATGTTATAGATTAGAAAATTTTTACAATTGTAGCTTTATGTTATTCTCCTTAGATTGTTCACCTTAGATCATGACAATGTTTCATTTTCCCTTCTTTGTGTAGGTCATGTACTTTTATATTACTAAAATGTCTATATTATTCTGGCATTTAAGTTGAATAACACTGTGAGATCtatacatgtgaataattttcaactttttatatatttataatttagaaGATAATATATTTTGTGTATTAGTGCATTATAGATACaaaattcatgattatatataataAAGATTATGATTAGTTGTTGCTTCTTAAGTTTCTCAAGTTGAGGCATGGTCAAAACAAAGAAGGGTCTCGACATAGAGGAAGATCACTCGAGATTGGCATGGGTATTTACATGTTACCATCaatcttttttcaaaaaaatatctgCTTACACTTGAAAATCCAGGAGATGAAGATGATTTGGAAACTTGTAGGATTGTATATAATTATGTATATATGTTTTGCTACatatttgtgtgtgtgtgtgtgtgtggatagATAATGGTTTATTGTATATATATGTTTGTAAAAACGATTTATTGTTCTCTAATATTTTGAGAAATGATAACAGTTAAATGATTAAAATGataatatttcaatataaatgacaacgattaaaaactattttctacAACCCAAAAAAATCATGAGAAATTGATGCATTGAAAAAGATAGGGCGTTCAAAAACAATAAGTACAATCCATTGTCTTTGCACTTGAAATAAAATGGATAAAAACCATTGTGAAAAACCAAAAAAATTATTGTTAATTAACGCATTGAGAAAGATAGGGGCGCTctaagacaacggttaaaaattgtTGTCTCTTCACCTAAAATACAATAGTTTTTCACCATTGTGTTTCAAGTTGAACTGTTGCATTTCAAGTTGAACTGTTGCATTTCAAGTTGAACCATTGTGTTTCAGGTAAAAAGATAATAGTTATTTCCTAAAATGACAACAATTTTTTTATCGTTGTGTTTATAgtaaaaagacaatggtttttaaccattgtctttgagctCCCCTATCTTTCTCAATGCGTCAATTAACAACGGTGTTTTTGGTCTTTCACAACGATTTTTAACCATTGTTTATTAGTAATCTTGTAGTGAAGAAAATATCAATGATTCAAgtgtgttgcaccaactttgagtaaAGACCGAATGAGAAATATTATTTGAAGTGGTAAATTTTACAAGttcaaatataacaaaaaaaactaaaatctgaaaaaaaaaaaaaaaaaactagaacaaTTCTCTgccttgattggtggttgcaccaattacAGCT
Coding sequences:
- the LOC122045671 gene encoding uncharacterized protein LOC122045671 → MAVMARRAEVQRHLKKLNKQVVKSIKSPDGDIIDCVHISNQPAFNHLLLKNHTVQVRMCLWTRRRAYGWSRRGGGMDAWHCPGIRSAELMFSMGRVFLLWCCQEFLVGFSLC